The Deltaproteobacteria bacterium nucleotide sequence CGGCGCAGGTGAGCGTCGACTCCTTTCCCGGCCAGCCGTTTGCCGGCAAGGTGACGTTCATCTCCGAGCGCGCCGAGTTCACCCCCAAGAACATCCAGACGCCCGACGAGCGGGTCAAGCTCGTCTACCGCGTCAAGGTCGAAGTCGAGGCCCGCGAGCAGGCGCTCAAGCCCGGCATGCCCGCCGATGCCGTATTGCCGTTGGCGCCGCCGCCGAACGCGGCCGCCTCGCCCGAGTGAAACCCGCGGTCGGCTACGCCCGTATCCGCACTGGTGTCGGCGATGAGCGCCGCAGCGATTGAGGCCGAGCACCTCGCCAAGCACTACGGCAGCACCGCTGCCCTGCGTGACGTCAACCTGTCAGTGCAGCCGGGCGAGCTGTTCGGTCTGGTCGGGCCCGACGGTGCCGGCAAGACTACCTTCTTGCGGCTGTTGGCCTGCCTGCTGAGCCCCAGCGGCGGCCGCGCCGCGGTCGACGGCGTCGACGTCGCCAGTGCCCCGGCGGTGGTCAAGAGCCGCATCGGCTACATGTCGCAACGCTTCAGCTTGTCGGAGACACTCACAGTGATGGAGAATTTGCTCTACGTCGCCGACGTCTGGGGCGTGGCCGCGAGTGTCCGGCGCCAGCGCATCGGCCGCCTGCTCGAGTTCAGCCGCTTGGGGCCGTTTCAGGATCGCCTGACCCGCAACCTCTCGGGCGGGATGAAGCAGAAGCTCAGTCTCGCCACTTGCCTCATCCACCAGCCGCGCATCCTGCTGCTCGATGAGCCGACCATCGGCGTCGACCCGTTGTCACGGCGCGACTTCTGGCTGATCCTTTACGATCTGCTGCAAGAGGGCTCGACCATTCTGCTGTCGACGCCGTACATGGACGAGGCCGAGCGCTGCGGTCGCGTCGGCTTTCTGCTCGACGGCCGGGTGGTCGCCTGCGGGCCGCCGGCGCAGCTGAAGGCCGACCTCGGCGTGGTCATTCTCGATCTGCGCTGCGCCCAGCCGCGCCGGACCCGCCACGCCTTGCGCCGGCTTGCCGGCTTCGAGCACACGGTGCTGTTCGGCGAACGCCTGCACCTCACCGTGCCGCGTGCCGGGCTCGACGCCGAAGCGCTGGTGCGCCGGGTGCGGGCTGAGGGCATTGCGATTGAACACTGGCAGGTGCGCGAGCCGTCGCTCGAGGACGTGTTCCTGGCCTACACCGGCCAGGCCGAGGCGACGCCGGGCGCCGCCGGCGCGGGGCCGATCTGAGGCGGCC carries:
- a CDS encoding ABC transporter ATP-binding protein, coding for MSAAAIEAEHLAKHYGSTAALRDVNLSVQPGELFGLVGPDGAGKTTFLRLLACLLSPSGGRAAVDGVDVASAPAVVKSRIGYMSQRFSLSETLTVMENLLYVADVWGVAASVRRQRIGRLLEFSRLGPFQDRLTRNLSGGMKQKLSLATCLIHQPRILLLDEPTIGVDPLSRRDFWLILYDLLQEGSTILLSTPYMDEAERCGRVGFLLDGRVVACGPPAQLKADLGVVILDLRCAQPRRTRHALRRLAGFEHTVLFGERLHLTVPRAGLDAEALVRRVRAEGIAIEHWQVREPSLEDVFLAYTGQAEATPGAAGAGPI